Genomic segment of Pogona vitticeps strain Pit_001003342236 chromosome 15, PviZW2.1, whole genome shotgun sequence:
TTGCCTTCTTTGCATCTCGGAGGGCTGCAAACTCCATCTGgtgtctgggggggggagagggggaggaggaacccCACTACCTCCAGTGGCCAATTCATGATCTGAGAAGTCTTTAGGAGAGGAAATGGCGATTCGAAGACAAttctctcccctcttccccctgcaGCCTAAAATAGGTCCAGAAGGGTGGCGGCATAAAAATGGCCAAGGGGGTCATATTTtactgcttggggggggggggggtcattcagGGTGTGGGTCTCCTCCTGCTCTCAATCTTAAATGTGGATACAGGAAGCCCCAACGGCAGCCATTTCAACTCCCTGCTTGGCCACAGGATCTGCTGACTCAGGGGTGAGGCAACAGTACCCCAACTCTTAACTATCTCACAGACCTGGAAAACTGTGAGCAGGCCAACCTGAATCAGAAAAGACCTGGTGGCACCGAAGACCAACAccgggaagccccccccccagcatcctaAGGCGGGCTGTTTGAggaggcggtgggggggggggctttggtgTTCAGAAGCCATGGGTCTGGAGCATCTCCATTCCCAATGTGGATCCTAGATAATAAGGAAGGGGACCAATGCTTCTCTTCACCCCAGCCTAGGAATTGTAGTTTGCAAATCCAAATTTCAACAATTGGGGCTGTGAACTGGGGAGAGGCAgaaggaaaggcaggagccaaCTCCCCAAATCCTCTCTGTTCCGCGCATGCGTTCACCCTCATCCCCACGGCCCTTAGGTAAACGGTGCAAAGcaaattccagcttgttttaggatcACGGCAAGAGTACCCATAAACATACGCAGAATGCTACTTTCTCATCAGAAGGTAAACGGCCGCAACACAAGGTGAGAAGGGGGTGGAAACTGGTCTCCAGCCATTCTTGCTGGAATGtcgggcaaaaaaacaaaaggaaaggaaaagaaaagacaaaaatgttatggtaccttaaagactaactgctatattttaatgtgagcttttaggGCTCAAGCCCACTTCTCCAGGCCGAAGAGTGGGACGCAAGAATAGTATGTCTAAAGAAGCAGGCTTgcccataaaagctcacattaaaatatagccgttagtctttaaggtgccacaatgctgtttattttttaagttttcttttgtttctgcccaaAACGTGAgcacagacaaacacagctacctcttcttgTTCAAGGAACAGAGCGCTTGAAGGCCGTACCTCGTTCCTCCGTTTTGGGCTCCTGGCTACCCCCCTGGTCCACCGCGTCGGTGGCCCCACACAGGTCCGGGTTCAAATCCAGGGTCCCCTCCTCAGCGACCGATCCCAGCGCATCCTCTGCCGGCTCTACCCCTTCCGAAGGCACTGGGATCAGGGGCGGAGGCAGAGACGGCAGGTCGGGGCTCTCCAGAGGCCTTCTCACCTCCCCACCCTGCAAGACAGAACCACCAGCAGGAACGGAACTCAGGGCATCCAGTCCCCTGTGAGAGAAGCCGAGGCCCACATACATACAGGGAGAGCAAGGCCAGACGCCTGCCCCACTTTAGGAACCAAGAACGAGACCCAAAGGTCGTGACAAGCCACACAGCCAAATCAGGTCTTCCTGCTCTGAGCAGCTCCCCGGAGTGGCCTCTCTTCATTAAACCGAGGAAACCCACCTAATCGAAAATGAAAATTGGCAGCAGACCTCTGAACGCGTCTGGTTCTGGTTTCCAAGCTTTGCCTGTGGCCCCGCCACCGGTGctgggagtttaaaaaaaaaagaaaaaaatggcctcCAAGTACCCCCCCCACCCTTACTTGAAGGATTCCAAGCAGGGGACCCAGAGCAGGAGACAGAAAGGTAAGGGCACAAAGACTCTTGGACTGGATGGCGAGTCTCTCTAGCAGAATATTCCGTTTCTAGAGGGGACACTAAGATACCCCCAAAGGGAAATCCGCCCTTAAGACAGCCTCCCAGATACCGATATAaacgctgaaatcctgttgtgcggTTCCATGTGCACCACGGTGATCGTAGCAGCTGCGGCAATAAATTGCTGCCGGATAAGGCTTCCTTTGGTAATTTTGGGATGCACGCGGCTTGGTCATGTTGTGTCCAAGTTCTGCGCACCACGAAATTGCCTTTAATCAGGGCAGTTTGTAACGGATTATATTCTGTGCGCGAAGGCGTGTGACAGGATTCTAAGCTCAGCTCCTAAGCGACACTTCCTTAAACTGGATGGTGAATCACAGAAACTAGCCACCAGTGGCTCTGACCTCCGTGAATATATTCTGGCTCCTTTCACAGCTGTCCCCAGTCTTGcagcagtgagttccacagtccCCCAAGGGCGAGAGACGCTGTTCAGCATTcaaccttgccaaatggatgaaagCTGAAGAATGTGTCCCACCCGGAgaagattctggctggaccatctggaagtcccCGAATGCTGAACAAAATGGTCTATGGATGTGGAGAAATCCAATCCATGCAGCATTTATATGCAACGGCAACTCACGTAGGCCCCGCCATGTGTACTAAAggagatctagcaaatggctgagataacgctATTGACGTAGCCCACTTCTGGACAAAAACAGTCCATTCTCTtaacatttcaatttgtttttaattttatctacaTTTCATTGACATGCTCagaattttaaattgtgccaTTCTCTGATCTGTATAAAGAAAGAACGAGTAAGTCCTTTCTTCCGACCTGCCTTTTCCACCTTTCAGCGGCAGTCCATCATCCCACAGAGATGGCCGAGAGACAGGGTGAAAATTCCCTCCCAATCTACTTCCTTTCCACACTGTGCATAATTTTATAAATCTCTCGGTGGGTGTCTCTGCCCAAGCTGGCCTCTTTTCCAAACATTGCAAGCAACCTCTCCCTTGTGGGAGAGTTGCTCTACTCCCTCAGTCAACCGGGTTGCCTTCTCCCCACCAGAAACCCGCCAACCCCACATACCCGGAAGAATTCCTTCAGCTGAGGGCTGTTGTTCAAAGCTGGAATGTTTACGGTGAAGCGCAACATGGTTTCGGCGGCCTTCCGACGCTCCTCAATCACCTCGGGCTCAAACCGGCCTGCATGGAAGAAGAGACCCATACCGAAAAGGTGCCGGGATTTTGCTGGCTTATGGGGTGGCCAGGCAGCCCACGTTTCAgcacacatctttttttttccaacatcCTGCGGCCACCTCCCACTATCCACCCCCTGAGGCCAGTGCCTCCCTCTGCCTAAGGACAGGGCCAGCCACACcccaaagcagcagcaagggCCACAGCCGTGGCTGGCCCCGTGGCTAGTTGCTTAGGATCCACATGGCGGTGATCTTTTGGATCGTGACCCGTGAGCTCAATGGTGTAGCGGTTCACAGTTGGTAGAACTTGGCGGGGCGAAGACTTGTCATTTTGGAACTACGGCTCCCAGCCAGGGAGGCGTCCACAGATCTGCACACCTCTAAAGCTTTAACCGAAGATGTTCAGCCAGTTGCCATATCTCCGTAATCTGAGGCTTAACCTCTGAGGTTGTGTGGCATAGTAGTTAAGAGATagaggttcaaatctccacttgaccATGAAATGTCCTGAATCAAAGgtacctaccttgcagggttgttgttcAAGAGAAAAGGGCACAGGAGAGACGCATGTATGTAGCCTTGGGCTCAAAGCAGAACGGTATCAAATAAAGGTACCAAATAAGTACATTTAATTGTGCACAGAAGCCTTCGCGTTCATACTGCCAGCACAAAAGAGGAACCCcatctaagaaaagaaaaaaggtttcTCACGCCCACTAAATTATTTATCTCGTCTTCTGGCTTCTTCTATGCCAAAGGAAAATGCGTCTGGGATAGGCAGGGCACGGCAGTTGGGTATTAACCTCGCTGATCTGGCAGCCAAATGGTTTCGGAAGGACTTTGGGGTAGACAATCTCCCAGCTTTGCTGGCTTCTTAGACTCTCTTCTCcaggggcagaaaaaaaaatgattcttttGGACTGCCATTTCCAGAATCCCTGACCagaggatcctgggagttgtagtcccaaactgTAACTTTTGCCAAGCTCTGAAAAGTCTGTGTTGCCACCTAGAGGTCCTAGTGGCgggcggggcggggtggggggagaaagagagacgcACCATCGGTATATGTTTATGTTCTATATACCGCGCTGGATAGACCTGATGGGAATCAAAGTCCAGAAGCATTGGCAGGCCATCGCTTTGCCCCCCCCTTCTTAAaaattcgttttttaaaaaaagaaattaaaaagatatctCATgccctgaagaagaagaagaagaagaagaagaagaagaagaaaaagaagaagaagaagaagaagaagaagaagaagaagaagaagaagaagaagaagaagaggaggaggaggaggagggatgacCACCCCGGCTGCTCACCAAAGACTTGGGCTTTAGGGAAGGCGGGGAAATCCTCCAGGCGTCGGAAAAGGTTGCGGTGAGTGTAGGCCAGCTCTCCGTGCAGCTTCTTGAAGTCACTGTATCGCTTCCAGACCACAATCTGTGATGGGGATGGGAAAAGatcttgctggaaaaaaaaccacgttCTGCTACCAGAGCCCCCTCTGGCCCAGGTATCACCCCCCCCCTGGCCTTCAGACCCTCCCATCTATAAAAGCCGACATGACTTTACAGCTgaatcaagatacagtggtgggAAAACAGCATCTTCCATTGTAAAAACGTGGCATTCTCTTCTGACGTCCCGCTGCCGCCTCCTGTTATAAGCTGCCTGAAAAAAAGGCCTCCTTTAGTCTAAGGATTGTGCCGGCCCTCTGCACACCTACGCCCCAGGTGCCTCCGTTCCGTCTTCCCGTACCTGACCCACACGATTGCATTCCCAGTTGCCAGGCACAGGGAGTGGAAGCCGGACAGTTAAATCGATTTGTTCGAAAGGAGGCACTTTgcggatgccctggactgccagaaagacaagcaagggggtcctagatcaaatcaagcctgaactctctctggagacaAAACTTCTGAGACTGAGGACACCTTAATTTGGGCCCATCATAAGGAGGCAGGATTCTGTGGAATAaggctaggaaaggtggaaggcagcaggaaaagaggaagacccaaataagagatggacagactccctaaaaGAATCCACAGGTTTGAGCTTACAAGAGCAGAGATGTTGAAGACGGGGCATTTTGAAGGCCACTCGTTCAGAGGATCTCTGTTAGTTGCAGGTGGCTTGACGGCACGTTAAACGACAAAAAAAAGCACTGCCCAAATCctgttttcaatgtattctttGTATTTCCCGATTCGTGTTAAGGCACTCCAGACACAACTCGCGGTGTCTCTCAACTCCCTCTCCTCATGAGATTAAGAAAGTGCAGCTGACCTGGCGATTTCCACGAGTTTAATTcagtgtgagcttctgtggaaaCAATGCCTGGCTGTGTCTGGGGATGGGAACCCTAATCCCTAGAaagttcacactaaaataaatccaTTTGCAGTGTCAGCCTGTGGGATGCTCTCCCCTCTGAGATGTGTTCTGTGTCCACTCTGGCTGAACTTAAGAAGGACGTGGCATGCGAGGTCTAATTTACCCCTGCAATTTTTGCCCTGTTTCGAATGTTAACCTTTGCtgattttaatgtgctttttgttgtttagtccgactctttgtgaccccatggaccagagctcaccaggccctcctctcttcccctgcctcctggagtttggtcaaattcgtctTGGTCACTTGGATGACTTAATGCCCTTAGTTGACTATAATGTTTTTTTAAGTGAAGTTAGTTTATTcagttttctatttatttaatttttaagtaaagtttggTGTTGCCTGTTTTCTCTACGTATGGTGCCTTGAGCCCTGTGTATTCATGGAAAGGCGGAGTATAATTgtaagaaatcatcatcatgacgaaaggctttgttttgtctttgctttttCATACATCCTGAAACACAGTTACTTCTCTGGAAAGTTGTGGAATTTTCTGCTTCCTGAGCCAAAATAACTCCACCAGGCTGGGATGCGATAAAACTTGACTttggactgtacagtggtgcatcTCTTGAGCGTTTAGTTTACATTTTGGTGCATCCGCTGCTTTGCCAGAATCACCCTGGAAAGGGTGTTGGCTTCAGAAGTAGAAGAATATTTCTAGCCCTCATGAAATCCTGGGGCCTGTTGGGATGTCTCTTTTCTTTCGGTCTGACCTGCCTTACAGGGTTATTGGGAAGATAAAGCAGAAAAGAACATTGCTTTGGGGTCatcagaagaaaggggggggactAAATACAGGCAATATGGCTGGGGGCCTCCTGGCTGGATAGTGCGGTGGTTCAGGCacctggctgccgagccagaggttggcgtTCGATTCCACAGCAGGgcttcctgggagtagagccagcctgggtggccttgggcaagctgcatggtcccagggcgcccccctaGAAGACGGGAAGAGTTAAACCACTTCTATACAGTACTCCGAAATCAACCCTGGAAGGGGTTggatctggaaggacagatcctgaagctgaggctccagtactttggccatctcatgagaagagaagactcctcggaaaagaccctgatgttgggaaagtgtgaaggcaagaggagaaggggacgacggaggacggagatggctggacagggtcatcaaagtgaccaacatgaatttgacccaactccgggaggcagtggaagacaggagggcctggcgtgctctggtccgtgggggggtcatgaagagtcagacacgactaaacgactaaacaacaaccatactcagaaaaaccctgcaaagggtttcCATAACTcaagagatgacttgatggcaggtaCTATCATGATGAGGAGCCCCTCCCAGGGATAAATGAGCATCTTCCCACCTCCCACTCCCCAGTTGGGACTTACCTCCTTGACATCTTCTGGTTTCGCTTTGGAGAGGAACTGGAAGGGGAAAATGGGCAGAAAAAGTGAGTGGTGTGTCCAAGGATGATGGGCTTCCAGGCTTCCTTGGTGCCTAGTGGTCTATTACCAGTAATTGCCATGCATATTCCCGGAGGTCCACCCGCCCCTCCCCAGCCATGCCCTAGGAGGGTGTCTGGGCGTCCAAGAGCCAAACCATCATCCTCCACCCGCGTACCTGCATGGGAATGGCTTGGCACCCACGTCCCCACCCACAGGTGCTGCGAGAAGGGGTGCCCCCCCAGTCCCTCGtgcaaagtgtgtgggggggcggTGGGGGCACCCCTGGAGTCTTTTTGCGGCTgggaactctgcacatgctcaaaggC
This window contains:
- the SNX15 gene encoding sorting nexin-15 isoform X2, whose amino-acid sequence is MSRRGKEEYERHYTVTEPRIHPKGYTEYKVTAKFLSKAKPEDVKEIVVWKRYSDFKKLHGELAYTHRNLFRRLEDFPAFPKAQVFGRFEPEVIEERRKAAETMLRFTVNIPALNNSPQLKEFFRGGEVRRPLESPDLPSLPPPLIPVPSEGVEPAEDALGSVAEEGTLDLNPDLCGATDAVDQGGSQEPKTEERGTPPLPTKHHHDNDDEAFDALFAFGGDDEEGGERGAGSPSRCLLSVQELALFDPFSKEGDPDPARREAVKKKTAEYLQRAEEIFQQHLKHLQL